In a genomic window of Streptomyces noursei ATCC 11455:
- a CDS encoding winged helix-turn-helix domain-containing protein encodes MTTHDEGPCVEVPQGDVPRGAPSSRGPDDSAAAPARRPTRRMDARSLRGLAHPLRMRILELLTLDGPDTATGLSRRLGENTGTVSWHLRQLAAHDFIEEEAGRGTRRERWWRAVAVSRQLNTTDFRDDPDARGPLSVYVHELVQQHFHQVVGYLAEDWGPEWRDAGAIVQWHDLRLTPDQLAALNKEMEDVVDRHRAAARAAAVEQASATPGASAARPVIVQLQSFPRTSRADRSARSDAAAHPDRADRADDAGRAGR; translated from the coding sequence ATGACGACCCACGACGAGGGGCCGTGCGTCGAGGTGCCCCAGGGCGACGTGCCCCGGGGCGCCCCGTCGAGCCGCGGACCGGACGACAGCGCCGCCGCCCCCGCGCGGCGCCCCACCCGCCGGATGGACGCCCGCAGCCTGCGCGGCCTCGCCCACCCGCTGCGGATGCGCATCCTGGAACTGCTGACCCTCGACGGCCCGGATACCGCCACCGGGCTCTCCCGGCGGCTCGGCGAGAACACCGGCACGGTCAGCTGGCACCTGCGCCAGCTCGCCGCACACGACTTCATCGAGGAGGAGGCCGGCCGCGGCACCCGGCGCGAGCGCTGGTGGCGGGCGGTCGCGGTCTCCCGCCAGCTCAACACCACGGACTTCCGCGACGATCCGGACGCCCGCGGCCCGCTCTCGGTCTACGTCCACGAACTCGTCCAGCAGCACTTCCACCAGGTCGTCGGCTACCTCGCCGAGGACTGGGGCCCGGAGTGGCGCGACGCCGGCGCCATCGTGCAGTGGCACGACCTCAGGCTGACGCCCGATCAGTTGGCGGCGCTGAACAAGGAGATGGAGGACGTCGTCGACCGGCACCGGGCCGCCGCGCGGGCCGCGGCGGTCGAGCAGGCGTCCGCGACTCCCGGCGCGAGTGCCGCGCGGCCCGTCATCGTCCAGCTCCAGTCCTTCCCCCGGACGTCGCGGGCGGACCGCTCGGCGCGGTCGGACGCCGCCGCGCACCCGGACCGCGCCGACCGAGCGGACGACGCCGGGCGGGCCGGGCGGTGA
- a CDS encoding YidH family protein, producing the protein MGPGIRLWFSPGRVREEGTTPDYRFSLANERTFLAWLRTGLALVGGGFAVDQFLPRLHGSLRLAFTVVLLVGGALCALRAVNHWVRCERAMRRGEDLPLSRFPAVLALCVGLLAVAVVVLTLIGWTN; encoded by the coding sequence ATGGGTCCGGGCATACGACTGTGGTTCTCCCCGGGGCGGGTGCGCGAGGAGGGCACCACCCCCGACTACCGGTTCTCGCTCGCCAACGAGCGGACCTTCCTCGCCTGGCTGCGCACCGGGCTGGCGCTGGTCGGCGGGGGCTTCGCGGTGGACCAGTTCCTGCCCCGGCTGCACGGCAGCCTGCGGCTCGCCTTCACCGTCGTCCTGCTGGTGGGCGGGGCACTGTGCGCGCTGCGCGCGGTCAACCACTGGGTGCGCTGCGAGCGGGCGATGCGGCGCGGCGAGGACCTGCCGCTCTCCCGCTTCCCGGCCGTGCTGGCGCTGTGCGTCGGGCTGCTGGCGGTGGCGGTGGTCGTGCTGACGCTGATCGGCTGGACGAACTAG
- a CDS encoding MFS transporter, which produces MSGLLRRHRDFRLLWCGETAGRFGTAVTGVAMPLTAVAALRADTFAVGLLSACGWLPWLLIGLPVGVWVDRTRRRPLMLGAAALSLAVFVAVPVLARCGGLGLGVLGGAALLSGAAAVVFQTAYSAYLPGLLAPADQAEGNAKLHGSASAAQLVGQGAGGFLVQLVGAANGLLATAATFLVSLLCLLGIRHREPRPDRTGERARRSLRAEVAEGLRLVSGDVWLRTLTLFGAASNLALMGYQSILPVFLVRTAGLSPGTVGTLLAMAGTGGIAGALAVRRVAARIGTARATLLFELGLPAAALLIPLTTSGPGVVLYAVGGFGICAGVVGGNILKVSFQQAYCPPALLGRVTASAAFLNYGTLPLGALLGGALGTALGVRTALWITTAGVPLAALMLLASPIRTARDLPSRRAAESADAPDGDRLARP; this is translated from the coding sequence GTGAGCGGCCTGCTCCGTCGCCACCGCGACTTCCGGCTGCTGTGGTGCGGCGAGACCGCGGGCAGGTTCGGCACCGCGGTCACCGGGGTGGCGATGCCGCTGACGGCGGTCGCCGCACTGCGCGCCGACACCTTCGCGGTCGGCCTGCTGAGCGCCTGCGGCTGGCTGCCCTGGCTGCTGATCGGGCTGCCGGTCGGGGTCTGGGTGGACCGCACCCGCCGCCGCCCCCTGATGCTGGGCGCCGCCGCGCTCTCCCTGGCGGTGTTCGTCGCCGTCCCGGTCCTCGCCCGGTGCGGCGGGCTCGGCCTCGGCGTGCTGGGCGGCGCGGCCCTGCTGAGCGGCGCCGCCGCGGTGGTCTTCCAGACCGCCTACAGCGCCTACCTCCCCGGTCTGCTCGCCCCCGCCGACCAGGCCGAGGGCAACGCCAAACTGCACGGCAGCGCCTCCGCGGCGCAGCTCGTCGGGCAGGGCGCGGGCGGCTTCCTGGTCCAACTCGTCGGCGCCGCCAACGGATTGCTCGCCACCGCGGCCACCTTCCTGGTCTCGCTGCTCTGCCTGCTCGGCATCCGGCACCGGGAACCGCGCCCGGACCGCACGGGGGAGCGCGCCCGGCGGTCCCTGCGCGCCGAGGTCGCCGAGGGGCTGCGGCTGGTCTCCGGCGACGTCTGGCTCCGCACCCTGACGCTCTTCGGCGCCGCCTCCAACCTCGCCCTGATGGGGTACCAGTCGATCCTGCCGGTCTTCCTGGTCCGCACGGCCGGGCTGTCGCCGGGCACCGTCGGCACCCTGCTGGCGATGGCCGGCACCGGCGGGATCGCGGGCGCCCTCGCGGTCCGCCGGGTCGCCGCCCGGATCGGCACCGCCCGCGCCACCCTGCTCTTCGAACTCGGCCTGCCCGCCGCGGCGTTGCTCATCCCGCTCACCACCTCCGGGCCCGGCGTCGTCCTGTACGCCGTCGGCGGCTTCGGGATCTGCGCGGGAGTGGTCGGCGGCAACATCCTCAAGGTGAGCTTCCAGCAGGCGTACTGCCCGCCGGCGCTGCTCGGCCGGGTGACCGCCAGCGCCGCCTTCCTCAACTACGGCACGCTGCCGCTGGGCGCCCTGCTCGGCGGTGCGCTCGGCACGGCGCTCGGCGTCCGCACGGCCCTGTGGATCACCACCGCGGGCGTCCCGCTCGCCGCCCTGATGCTGCTGGCCTCGCCGATCCGTACGGCCCGCGACCTGCCCTCCCGCCGTGCGGCGGAGAGCGCCGACGCGCCCGACGGCGACCGCCTCGCGCGGCCCTGA
- a CDS encoding cytochrome P450: MSLTNSSSGAGAGTARTPGSGAPAAIPGPAGLPVIGSLLDLRRDSLGAFLRAQREHGDVVRLEAGPPGLRSVFYAVFAPEGVQQILGTQAANFRKDHPLYEEVRQAFGNGLLTSQDDDYLRQRRLVQPLFTKRRVDGYATAVTTEADAVAARWRSAEEGVVDLVPEMNRLALRTVARILFGLDVEAAVAAIHRSAPVINDYVVRRAYAPLKVPRDWPTPRNLGNRRATVELNALCDRIIAERRAAAATGGVSDHDDLLSLLAAAGNDEDGTLDATEVREQVLIFLLAGHETTATSMAFTLHLLARHPGEQTRIRAELARVLGDRTPTAADLDRLPRLTRAFKESMRLYPAAPVVSRRAVEATEVAGFTLPAGADVVVAPWVTHRHPDLWEDPERFDPDRFAPEREAERHRYAWFPFGGGPRACIGQHFSMLESVLALATLLRSHELEAIDQEVPVAAGITLQATGPARVRLRTL; this comes from the coding sequence ATGTCCCTGACCAACTCCTCGTCCGGCGCCGGCGCCGGCACGGCGCGGACGCCCGGCAGCGGCGCCCCGGCCGCCATCCCCGGACCCGCCGGGCTCCCCGTGATCGGCTCCCTGCTCGACCTGCGCCGCGACTCCCTCGGCGCCTTCTTAAGAGCCCAGCGCGAACACGGCGACGTGGTCCGGCTCGAGGCCGGCCCGCCCGGACTCCGCAGCGTCTTCTACGCCGTCTTCGCGCCCGAAGGCGTCCAGCAGATCCTCGGCACCCAGGCCGCCAACTTCCGCAAGGACCACCCGCTCTACGAGGAGGTCCGCCAGGCGTTCGGCAACGGCCTGCTCACCAGCCAGGACGACGACTACCTCCGCCAGCGCCGGCTGGTCCAGCCGCTGTTCACCAAGCGCCGGGTCGACGGCTACGCCACGGCCGTCACCACCGAGGCCGACGCGGTCGCGGCCCGCTGGCGGTCGGCCGAGGAGGGCGTGGTCGACCTCGTCCCCGAGATGAACCGGCTCGCCCTGCGCACCGTCGCCCGGATCCTCTTCGGTCTGGACGTGGAGGCCGCGGTGGCCGCCATCCACCGCTCCGCCCCCGTCATCAACGACTACGTCGTACGCCGTGCCTACGCCCCCCTGAAGGTCCCCCGCGACTGGCCCACCCCCAGGAACCTCGGCAACCGCCGGGCCACCGTCGAACTCAACGCGCTGTGCGACCGGATCATCGCCGAACGCCGCGCGGCCGCCGCCACCGGCGGGGTCTCGGACCACGACGACCTGCTCTCCCTGCTGGCCGCGGCCGGCAACGACGAGGACGGCACCCTCGACGCCACCGAGGTCCGCGAACAGGTCCTGATCTTCCTGCTGGCCGGCCACGAGACCACCGCCACCTCCATGGCCTTCACCCTCCATCTGCTCGCCCGGCACCCCGGCGAACAGACCCGGATCCGCGCCGAACTCGCCCGGGTGCTCGGCGACCGCACCCCCACCGCCGCCGACCTGGACCGCCTGCCGCGACTCACCCGGGCCTTCAAGGAGTCCATGCGGCTCTACCCGGCGGCCCCGGTCGTCAGCCGCCGCGCCGTCGAGGCCACCGAGGTCGCCGGCTTCACCCTGCCGGCCGGCGCCGACGTCGTCGTCGCCCCCTGGGTCACCCACCGCCACCCGGACCTCTGGGAGGACCCCGAGCGGTTCGACCCGGACCGCTTCGCCCCCGAACGCGAGGCGGAGCGCCACCGCTACGCCTGGTTCCCGTTCGGCGGCGGCCCGCGCGCCTGCATCGGCCAGCACTTCTCGATGCTGG
- a CDS encoding DMT family transporter: MTVILLALAAACCLGTGFVLQQIAAQHAPPQDYLSFRLLLDLVRMPRWVAGIVLMVTGMALGAVALGMGDITLVEPLMATNLLFAMALARRLSRQRLGHSGWAGLCLLAGGVTAFIVAGQPHGGRNSEVGQLAQWLIMGGVLSAALLLAAIAKRERVHVSLEAALLGVAAGLLYGLQDALTRISGLRFGAGGWRALLTSWHPYAIVVLGVLALVMVQSAFESAPLRMSLPALTAAQPLAGIACGVGFLGDQLRVTPGALAFQAAGIAAVVAGIVLIGSHPAMPPGAGATDSSRELQPR; encoded by the coding sequence GTGACGGTGATCCTGCTCGCCCTTGCCGCGGCTTGCTGTCTGGGCACCGGGTTCGTCCTCCAGCAGATCGCGGCGCAGCACGCCCCGCCGCAGGACTACCTCTCCTTCCGGCTGCTGCTGGACCTGGTGCGGATGCCGCGCTGGGTGGCCGGAATCGTGCTGATGGTGACGGGGATGGCGCTGGGCGCGGTGGCGCTGGGGATGGGCGACATCACCCTGGTCGAACCGCTGATGGCGACCAACCTGCTGTTCGCGATGGCGCTGGCGCGCCGGCTCTCCCGGCAGCGACTGGGCCACAGCGGCTGGGCCGGCCTGTGCCTGCTGGCGGGCGGGGTGACCGCGTTCATCGTGGCCGGGCAGCCGCACGGCGGGCGCAACAGCGAGGTGGGGCAGCTGGCCCAGTGGCTGATCATGGGCGGGGTGCTGTCCGCCGCCCTGCTGCTGGCGGCGATCGCCAAGCGGGAGCGGGTGCATGTGAGCCTGGAGGCCGCACTGCTGGGGGTGGCGGCCGGACTGCTGTACGGGCTGCAGGACGCGCTGACCCGGATCAGCGGCCTGCGGTTCGGCGCGGGCGGCTGGCGCGCGCTGCTGACGAGCTGGCACCCGTACGCGATCGTGGTGCTCGGGGTGCTGGCGCTGGTGATGGTGCAGAGCGCCTTCGAGTCGGCGCCGCTGCGGATGTCGCTGCCCGCACTGACCGCCGCCCAGCCGCTGGCGGGCATCGCCTGCGGGGTGGGCTTCCTCGGCGACCAGCTGCGGGTGACGCCCGGGGCGCTGGCCTTCCAGGCGGCCGGGATCGCCGCGGTGGTGGCGGGGATCGTACTGATCGGCAGCCATCCGGCGATGCCGCCGGGGGCCGGGGCGACCGACTCCTCGCGGGAGCTCCAGCCCCGCTAG
- a CDS encoding NUDIX hydrolase: MTDQRPRTAQEPLNADEVLDVVDEQDRVVGQAPRAVAYARRLRTRCAFILVRDAEDRIFVHRRTPRKLVFPSHYDMFVGGVVGTGESYDQAALREAEEELGVSGLPRPEPLFRFLYETPEHTWWSAVYQVRCTLPVAPQKAEIDWHAFLSEEELARQLDVWPWTPDGLAAYRELTARRAAGEG, encoded by the coding sequence ATGACCGATCAGCGACCGCGCACCGCGCAGGAGCCGCTCAACGCGGACGAAGTCCTCGATGTCGTCGACGAGCAGGACCGGGTCGTGGGGCAGGCCCCGCGGGCAGTGGCGTACGCCCGCCGGCTGCGCACCCGGTGCGCGTTCATCCTGGTCCGGGACGCCGAGGACCGGATCTTCGTGCACCGGCGGACGCCCCGGAAGCTGGTGTTCCCCTCGCACTACGACATGTTCGTGGGCGGTGTGGTGGGCACCGGCGAGAGCTATGACCAGGCGGCGCTGCGGGAGGCCGAGGAGGAGCTCGGGGTGTCCGGGCTGCCGCGCCCGGAGCCGCTGTTCCGCTTCCTGTACGAGACGCCCGAACACACCTGGTGGTCGGCGGTCTACCAGGTGCGCTGCACGCTTCCGGTGGCGCCCCAGAAGGCGGAGATCGACTGGCACGCCTTCCTGTCCGAGGAGGAGCTGGCCCGACAGCTGGACGTGTGGCCGTGGACCCCGGACGGGCTGGCCGCGTACCGGGAGCTGACGGCCCGGCGGGCGGCCGGGGAGGGCTGA
- a CDS encoding glucose 1-dehydrogenase, whose amino-acid sequence MSESTPAAPAADLTGKTVVLTGAARGLGAAAAERAVAAGAHVVLTDVLREEGAATATRLGEPARFLAHDVTSEEDWQRVADFAVAEFGGIDGLVNNAGISTGAPLETISADFFRKVLDVNLTGVFIGMKTVLPAMKERGAGSIVNISSAAGLMGLAMTGGYGASKWGVRGLTKIGAVEWGTARVRVNSVHPGMTYTPMTAQVGIEVGEGRYPNTPMARVGEAHEIAGAVAFLLSDAASYITGAELAVDGGWTTGPTVKYVMGQ is encoded by the coding sequence ATGAGCGAGTCCACCCCGGCGGCCCCGGCAGCGGACCTGACCGGCAAGACCGTCGTCCTCACCGGCGCGGCCCGCGGGCTGGGGGCCGCGGCCGCCGAGCGGGCCGTCGCGGCCGGCGCCCACGTCGTCCTCACCGACGTCCTCCGGGAGGAGGGCGCGGCGACCGCGACGCGGCTCGGCGAGCCGGCCCGCTTCCTGGCCCACGACGTCACCTCCGAGGAGGACTGGCAGCGGGTCGCGGACTTCGCGGTGGCGGAGTTCGGCGGGATCGACGGGCTGGTGAACAACGCCGGGATATCGACCGGGGCGCCCCTGGAGACGATCTCCGCCGACTTCTTCCGCAAGGTCTTGGACGTCAACCTCACCGGCGTCTTCATCGGGATGAAGACCGTGCTGCCGGCCATGAAGGAGCGCGGCGCCGGCTCGATCGTGAACATCTCGTCGGCGGCCGGGCTGATGGGCCTGGCGATGACCGGGGGCTACGGCGCGTCGAAGTGGGGCGTCCGCGGCCTGACCAAGATCGGCGCGGTGGAGTGGGGCACCGCGCGGGTCCGGGTGAACTCCGTGCACCCCGGGATGACCTACACCCCGATGACCGCCCAGGTCGGCATCGAGGTCGGCGAGGGCCGGTACCCCAACACGCCGATGGCCCGGGTCGGCGAGGCGCACGAGATCGCCGGCGCGGTGGCCTTCCTGCTCTCCGACGCCGCCTCGTACATCACCGGCGCCGAGCTGGCGGTGGACGGCGGCTGGACCACCGGGCCGACCGTGAAGTACGTCATGGGACAGTGA
- a CDS encoding DUF202 domain-containing protein has translation MGASQGAGRGGRAPRPTAERDPGLQPERTRLAWRRTVLSAAVVAVLAGRQVLRSGAPGPVEVTLAALVALVWVAFAVAADLRMRTMAAGRPAALPARLALLVAGCTVGLAAGGAALLLPGR, from the coding sequence ATGGGCGCGTCCCAGGGGGCCGGGCGGGGCGGCCGGGCGCCGCGGCCGACGGCCGAGCGGGACCCGGGGCTCCAGCCGGAGCGGACCCGGCTGGCCTGGCGGCGGACGGTGCTGTCGGCCGCTGTGGTGGCGGTGCTGGCCGGCCGGCAGGTGCTGCGCAGCGGGGCGCCGGGCCCGGTCGAGGTGACCCTGGCGGCGCTGGTGGCGCTGGTGTGGGTGGCGTTCGCGGTCGCCGCGGACCTGCGGATGCGGACGATGGCGGCCGGGCGGCCGGCGGCCCTGCCGGCGCGGCTGGCCCTGCTGGTGGCCGGCTGCACGGTCGGGCTGGCGGCGGGCGGCGCGGCGCTGCTGCTACCGGGGCGGTGA
- a CDS encoding TetR/AcrR family transcriptional regulator yields the protein MPRTSGPETREKLIRAAEEVFAAQGVDGAQLRDIVALAGQSNPSAVQYHFGSRAGLLDAVMAGRLARTEAALAPPLTTAEAGAPALRELIGLLVTAEATELRTDRGRRCLRISAQLSHESGVRSGVPHPTLAGTAYWRLICRVAAALAAAGLAEPVRLERLDLALTLIGAALADRARHYLDGAAPLTGEELFLADLTGTTTAFLLAAAPEPKEFP from the coding sequence ATGCCCAGGACATCAGGCCCCGAGACCCGGGAGAAGTTGATCCGCGCCGCCGAAGAGGTCTTCGCGGCGCAAGGCGTGGACGGCGCCCAGCTGCGCGACATCGTGGCGCTCGCCGGCCAGAGCAATCCCTCGGCGGTGCAGTACCACTTCGGCTCCCGGGCCGGACTGCTGGACGCCGTGATGGCCGGCCGGCTGGCCCGTACGGAGGCGGCCCTGGCGCCGCCGCTGACCACGGCGGAGGCCGGCGCACCGGCGCTCCGGGAGCTGATCGGGCTCCTGGTCACGGCGGAGGCCACCGAGCTGCGCACCGACCGCGGGCGGCGCTGTCTGCGGATCTCCGCGCAGCTCAGCCACGAGAGCGGGGTCCGCAGCGGGGTCCCGCACCCCACCCTCGCCGGGACCGCCTACTGGCGGCTGATCTGCCGGGTGGCGGCGGCGCTGGCAGCCGCCGGGCTGGCGGAGCCGGTGCGGCTGGAGCGGCTGGACCTGGCGCTGACGCTGATCGGCGCGGCGCTGGCCGACCGGGCCCGGCACTACCTGGACGGTGCCGCACCCCTGACGGGCGAAGAGCTGTTTCTCGCCGACCTCACCGGGACGACGACGGCGTTCCTGCTCGCCGCCGCCCCCGAACCGAAGGAGTTCCCATGA
- a CDS encoding phosphotransferase family protein, translated as MSNGTPPPSAAGEAPPGLDLERLREHLDRERPGLVSGPLRAQLIEGGRSNLTYRVTDGADSWVVRRPPLGHVLATAHDMHREHRVISALHDTAVPVPEALLLCEDETVVGAPFYVMELVAGTPYRTTEQLAPLGPERTRAVVLSLVDTLVALHAVEPEAAGLADFGRPDGFLERQLRRWGKQLAASKNRALPGIDALHEALGRELPRSPAPTVVHGDYRLDNVLVGADDTITAVLDWEMSTLGDPLTDLGLLAMYCTDLGLPKSPVSTTSGAPGHPSPEELIARYAERSGRDTSRIAWYTAFAWFKLAVILEGIHYRYTLGQTVGAGFDRIGELVPVFIDRGLTTLKEG; from the coding sequence ATGAGCAACGGCACACCGCCCCCGTCGGCCGCCGGGGAGGCGCCGCCCGGCCTCGACCTGGAGCGCCTGCGGGAGCATCTGGACCGGGAGCGGCCGGGCCTGGTCTCCGGGCCGCTGCGCGCGCAGCTGATCGAGGGCGGACGGTCCAACCTCACCTACCGGGTCACCGACGGCGCCGACTCCTGGGTCGTCCGCCGCCCACCGCTCGGCCACGTGCTGGCCACCGCGCACGACATGCACCGCGAGCACCGGGTGATCAGCGCCCTGCACGACACCGCCGTGCCGGTGCCGGAGGCGCTGCTGCTGTGCGAGGACGAGACCGTCGTCGGCGCGCCGTTCTACGTGATGGAGCTGGTGGCGGGCACCCCGTACCGGACCACGGAGCAGCTGGCTCCGCTGGGCCCGGAGCGGACCCGGGCGGTGGTGCTGTCGCTGGTCGACACGTTGGTGGCGCTGCACGCGGTGGAGCCGGAGGCGGCCGGACTGGCCGACTTCGGGCGCCCGGACGGCTTCCTGGAGCGGCAACTCCGGCGCTGGGGCAAGCAGTTGGCAGCCTCCAAGAACCGCGCGCTGCCCGGCATCGACGCGCTCCACGAGGCGCTGGGCCGGGAGCTGCCCCGCTCCCCCGCGCCGACCGTCGTGCACGGCGACTACCGGCTGGACAACGTCCTGGTCGGCGCCGACGACACCATCACCGCCGTACTGGACTGGGAGATGTCCACGCTCGGCGACCCGCTGACCGACCTCGGGCTGCTGGCGATGTACTGCACCGACCTCGGGCTGCCCAAGTCGCCGGTCAGCACCACCAGCGGCGCTCCGGGGCACCCCTCCCCGGAGGAGCTGATCGCACGCTACGCCGAGCGCTCGGGCCGGGACACCTCGCGGATCGCCTGGTACACCGCCTTCGCGTGGTTCAAGCTCGCGGTGATCCTCGAAGGGATCCACTACCGCTACACGCTCGGCCAGACGGTCGGCGCGGGCTTCGACCGGATCGGCGAGCTGGTGCCCGTCTTCATCGACCGCGGACTGACCACTCTCAAGGAAGGCTGA
- a CDS encoding response regulator transcription factor, producing the protein MVADDPAVATAATAALARAGHTTAYATDGFTALELAADFRPHVVVLDPALPGIHGLGLRRRLRSGARAPVPVVSLTAGGGAAGAAAGRAGAPELVARVAEALRRAGRAAKGAEAAPVLRAGDLTADPGTGRAARAGRELSLTADEFALLVFLMRHPGRVFSREQLLRRVWGRDFGDLSAVAALLARLRTELAAGPDAPGPLTEVWGSGYRFGAGGDEAVPAGAGAPAGETVPVGGAAGAAPGVLRNRPWAG; encoded by the coding sequence GTGGTCGCGGACGACCCGGCCGTCGCCACGGCCGCCACCGCGGCTCTGGCCCGCGCCGGCCACACCACCGCGTACGCCACCGACGGCTTCACCGCCCTCGAACTGGCCGCGGACTTCCGTCCGCACGTCGTCGTCCTCGATCCGGCGCTGCCGGGGATCCACGGTCTGGGGCTGCGCCGCCGGCTGCGCAGCGGCGCTCGGGCGCCGGTCCCCGTGGTGTCGTTGACCGCGGGCGGCGGGGCGGCAGGAGCGGCGGCGGGCCGCGCCGGGGCGCCGGAGCTGGTCGCGCGGGTGGCCGAGGCGCTGCGCCGGGCCGGGCGTGCGGCGAAGGGCGCCGAGGCCGCGCCCGTCCTGCGGGCCGGGGACCTGACCGCCGATCCCGGGACCGGGCGGGCGGCGCGGGCCGGCCGGGAACTCTCCCTGACGGCGGACGAGTTCGCGCTGCTGGTGTTCCTGATGCGGCACCCGGGGCGGGTCTTCTCCCGGGAGCAGTTGCTCCGGCGGGTCTGGGGGCGGGACTTCGGCGATCTGTCGGCGGTGGCGGCGCTGCTGGCGCGGCTGCGGACGGAACTGGCGGCGGGACCGGACGCGCCGGGTCCGCTGACGGAGGTGTGGGGGTCCGGCTACCGCTTCGGTGCCGGGGGCGACGAGGCGGTCCCGGCGGGCGCGGGCGCACCCGCCGGGGAGACGGTGCCGGTGGGCGGGGCGGCCGGTGCCGCGCCGGGCGTCCTCCGGAACCGGCCGTGGGCCGGGTGA
- a CDS encoding MBL fold metallo-hydrolase codes for MTDHQQASGAGANGTAAVAEPHLTELAPGVHAFVQPDGGWCLNNAGFVTDGTATLVVDTAATERRARLLRRRIAESGAPAPRTLVNTHHHGDHTYGNGVFAPEATIIGHAACRREVLAAGYQLHAVWPEVAYGDIRLTPPEVTFEDRLTVHVGEWEVHLIHPGPAHTPGDTIVWLPRQRVVFTGDLIFHGGTPFLLMGSLSGSLRAIEVLRSLGAETVVPGHGPVAGPEVYDEVERYLRYVGELAREGRAAGRTPLEVAREADPGAFGGLAEGERLVANLLRAYAELAGAAPGAPLDAAAGFGAMAELNGGVLPACHA; via the coding sequence ATGACGGACCATCAGCAGGCTTCGGGGGCCGGCGCGAACGGCACCGCCGCCGTCGCCGAGCCCCACCTCACCGAACTCGCCCCGGGCGTCCACGCGTTCGTCCAGCCGGACGGCGGCTGGTGCCTGAACAACGCGGGGTTCGTCACCGACGGCACCGCCACCCTGGTCGTGGACACCGCCGCCACCGAGCGCCGGGCGCGGCTGCTGCGCCGCCGGATCGCGGAGAGCGGCGCCCCCGCGCCCCGCACCCTCGTCAACACCCACCACCACGGCGACCACACCTACGGCAACGGCGTGTTCGCGCCGGAGGCGACGATCATCGGGCACGCGGCCTGCCGGCGGGAGGTGCTGGCCGCCGGCTACCAGTTGCACGCGGTGTGGCCCGAGGTGGCATACGGCGACATCCGGCTGACCCCGCCGGAGGTGACCTTCGAGGACCGCCTGACCGTGCACGTCGGGGAGTGGGAGGTGCACCTGATCCACCCCGGGCCGGCGCACACACCCGGCGACACCATCGTCTGGCTGCCGCGGCAGCGGGTGGTCTTCACCGGGGACCTGATCTTCCACGGGGGCACGCCGTTCCTCCTGATGGGCTCGCTGAGCGGGTCGCTGCGGGCGATCGAGGTGCTGCGGTCGCTGGGCGCCGAGACGGTCGTGCCGGGGCACGGTCCGGTGGCCGGGCCGGAGGTCTACGACGAGGTCGAGCGGTATCTGCGGTACGTCGGGGAGTTGGCGCGGGAGGGTCGGGCGGCCGGGCGGACGCCGCTGGAGGTGGCCCGGGAGGCGGACCCGGGGGCGTTCGGGGGGCTGGCGGAGGGCGAGCGGCTGGTGGCCAACCTGCTGCGGGCCTACGCCGAGCTGGCGGGCGCGGCGCCGGGTGCGCCGCTGGACGCGGCGGCCGGGTTCGGGGCGATGGCGGAACTGAACGGCGGGGTGCTGCCGGCCTGTCACGCCTGA